From a region of the Citricoccus muralis genome:
- the gap gene encoding type I glyceraldehyde-3-phosphate dehydrogenase produces MSTATRIAINGFGRIGRNALRVIEQEGHDLELVAVNDLADVEDLLYLVKYDTILGRYPHGIELVDGNLVANGRTIRVFSEKDPSKLPWDELGVDIVVECTGHFTQAEDARKHLEAGARKVVLSAPGKGVDGTFVMGVNDSTYDPAMDIISAASCTTNCLAPMAKVLHDSFGVVDGIMTTIHAYTGDQNLHDGPHPKDRRRARAAAQNMVPTSTGAAKAIGEVIPSLKGKLDGFAMRVPTITGSATDLTVELEREASIDEVNAAFQAAAQTPELQGRLVYNVDPITSSDIITSPAACTFDAPLTKSIGKTVKIIGWYDNEWGYTCQLMDLTSMVASKL; encoded by the coding sequence GTGAGTACTGCAACCAGGATCGCCATCAACGGATTCGGCCGCATCGGCCGCAACGCACTGCGTGTCATCGAGCAGGAGGGCCACGATCTCGAGCTGGTGGCCGTGAACGACCTCGCGGATGTCGAGGACCTGCTGTACCTCGTGAAGTACGACACGATCCTGGGGCGCTACCCGCACGGGATCGAACTCGTGGACGGCAACCTGGTCGCCAACGGCAGGACCATCCGGGTCTTCTCCGAGAAGGACCCGTCGAAGCTGCCCTGGGACGAGCTCGGCGTGGACATCGTCGTCGAGTGCACCGGCCACTTCACCCAGGCCGAGGACGCTCGCAAGCATCTGGAGGCCGGTGCCCGCAAGGTCGTGCTCTCGGCCCCCGGCAAGGGCGTGGACGGCACCTTCGTGATGGGCGTCAACGACTCCACCTACGACCCGGCCATGGACATCATCTCGGCCGCCTCCTGCACCACGAACTGCCTGGCCCCCATGGCCAAGGTCCTGCACGACTCCTTCGGGGTCGTGGACGGCATCATGACCACCATCCACGCGTACACCGGTGACCAGAACCTGCATGACGGGCCGCACCCTAAGGACCGCCGCCGCGCCCGGGCCGCCGCTCAGAACATGGTCCCCACCTCCACCGGCGCCGCCAAGGCCATCGGCGAGGTGATCCCCTCGCTGAAGGGCAAGCTGGACGGTTTCGCCATGCGGGTGCCCACGATCACCGGATCCGCCACGGACCTCACCGTCGAGCTGGAACGGGAGGCCTCGATCGATGAGGTCAACGCCGCCTTCCAAGCTGCGGCGCAGACCCCCGAGCTGCAGGGCCGCCTGGTCTACAACGTGGACCCGATCACCTCCTCGGACATCATCACCTCGCCGGCGGCCTGCACCTTCGACGCCCCCTTGACCAAGTCGATCGGCAAGACCGTCAAGATCATCGGCTGGTATGACAATGAGTGGGGGTACACCTGCCAGTTGATGGACCTGACCTCCATGGTCGCCTCTAAGCTGTAG
- a CDS encoding phosphoglycerate kinase codes for MTAKTLDDLLEAGVAGRHVLVRSDLNVPLEDGAVADDGRIRASLPVITALADAGARVVVMAHLGRPKGTADPAFSLRPAAERMAELAGREVRLAADVTGASAREESANLADGGILLLENVRFDPRETSKDEAERAELAAEMAALTGGSGSSESTQATPATPGAYVDDAFGAVHRRHASVYDIAGLLPSYQGGLVSRELDVLSRLTGEPDRPYVVVLGGSKVSDKLAVIDNLMDRADTLLIGGGMLFTFLKAQGHEVGASLLEEDQIPVVTEYLERAAKGGCRIVLPTDIVMASAFAADAEHEVLPVAALTSGAHGASALGLDIGPETRVAFGEEIRRAETVFWNGPMGVFEFEAFAHGTRTVAQSLTESTGLTVVGGGDSAAAVRALGFDDKQFGHISTGGGASLEYLEGKSLPGIDALERSAAGHGTGHGTDRSAGHDAAQAGA; via the coding sequence ATGACCGCCAAGACCCTTGACGACCTGCTGGAGGCAGGAGTGGCTGGACGCCACGTCCTCGTCCGCTCTGACCTCAACGTCCCGCTGGAGGACGGTGCCGTGGCGGACGACGGCCGCATCCGCGCCTCGCTGCCGGTCATCACCGCGCTGGCCGACGCCGGCGCACGCGTGGTCGTCATGGCCCACCTCGGGCGCCCGAAGGGCACGGCGGACCCAGCCTTCTCCCTGAGGCCCGCGGCCGAGCGGATGGCCGAGCTGGCCGGTCGTGAGGTGCGCCTGGCCGCAGATGTCACGGGCGCCTCGGCTCGTGAGGAGTCGGCGAACCTGGCCGACGGCGGCATCCTCCTTCTCGAGAACGTGCGGTTCGATCCGCGTGAGACCTCCAAGGACGAGGCCGAGCGTGCCGAGTTGGCCGCCGAGATGGCGGCGCTGACCGGTGGCAGCGGCTCGTCCGAGTCGACTCAGGCAACTCCGGCGACTCCGGGAGCCTATGTGGATGACGCCTTCGGCGCCGTGCACCGCCGGCACGCCTCGGTGTATGACATCGCCGGCCTGCTGCCGTCCTACCAGGGTGGCCTCGTCTCCCGGGAGCTGGACGTGCTCTCCCGCCTGACCGGCGAGCCGGACCGCCCCTACGTGGTGGTCCTCGGGGGCTCCAAGGTCTCGGACAAGCTAGCGGTGATCGACAACCTGATGGATCGCGCGGACACCCTGCTGATCGGGGGCGGGATGCTGTTCACCTTCCTCAAGGCCCAGGGCCACGAGGTCGGTGCCTCCCTGCTGGAGGAGGACCAGATCCCCGTCGTCACCGAATACCTGGAGCGCGCCGCGAAGGGCGGCTGCCGGATCGTCCTGCCCACGGACATCGTCATGGCCTCGGCTTTCGCCGCCGACGCCGAGCATGAGGTCCTGCCCGTGGCGGCCCTGACCTCCGGTGCGCACGGCGCCTCCGCCCTGGGCCTGGACATCGGCCCCGAGACGCGCGTGGCGTTCGGCGAGGAGATCCGCCGGGCCGAGACCGTGTTCTGGAACGGGCCGATGGGAGTCTTCGAGTTCGAGGCCTTCGCCCATGGCACCCGCACGGTGGCCCAGTCCCTGACCGAGTCCACCGGACTGACCGTGGTGGGTGGCGGTGACTCGGCGGCCGCCGTGCGGGCCCTGGGCTTCGACGATAAGCAGTTCGGCCACATCTCCACCGGTGGCGGTGCCTCCCTGGAG
- a CDS encoding superoxide dismutase, translated as MAEFTLPELDYDYSALEPHISAKIMELHHSKHHATYVKGANTALEKLAAARESGDFGTVNQFSKDLAFNLGGHTNHSIFWKNLSPNGGDKPEGELAAAIDEFFGSFDKFQAHFTAAALGIQGSGWAVLAYEPIGGNLVIEQFYDQQNGVPVATIPLFQLDMWEHAFYLDYQNVKADYVKAIWNIVNWADVSARFEAARAGASKLITP; from the coding sequence ATGGCTGAATTCACCCTGCCGGAACTTGATTATGACTACAGCGCGCTGGAGCCGCACATCTCGGCGAAGATCATGGAGCTGCACCACTCCAAGCACCACGCCACGTACGTGAAGGGTGCCAACACCGCCCTCGAGAAGCTGGCCGCCGCCCGCGAGTCCGGCGACTTCGGCACCGTCAACCAGTTCTCCAAGGACCTGGCGTTCAACCTGGGTGGGCACACCAACCACTCCATCTTCTGGAAGAACCTGTCCCCGAACGGCGGAGACAAGCCCGAGGGCGAACTGGCCGCCGCGATCGACGAGTTCTTCGGCTCCTTCGACAAGTTCCAGGCCCACTTCACCGCTGCCGCTCTGGGCATCCAGGGCTCCGGCTGGGCCGTGCTGGCCTACGAGCCGATCGGTGGCAACCTGGTCATCGAGCAGTTCTACGATCAGCAGAACGGCGTCCCCGTGGCCACGATCCCGCTGTTCCAGCTGGACATGTGGGAGCACGCCTTCTACCTCGACTACCAGAACGTCAAGGCGGACTACGTCAAGGCCATCTGGAACATCGTGAACTGGGCGGACGTCTCGGCCCGCTTCGAGGCAGCCCGCGCCGGCGCCTCCAAGCTCATCACCCCCTGA
- the whiA gene encoding DNA-binding protein WhiA: MALTAAVKEELAHHGIKSSSERKAEVSAMLRFAGGLHIISGRIVIEAELDQAATARRLRTAIAEVYGHGSEIIVVSGGNLRKGSRYVIRVIRDGESLARQTGLLDVRGRPVRGLPPMIVNGSVADAEAVWRGAFLAHGSLTEPGRSSSLEVTCPGSEAALALVGSARRLGIAAKAREVRGVDRVVIRDGDAISALLTRMGAHDTVLVWEERRTRKEVRATANRLANFDDANLRRSAQAAVAAGARVERALDILGDEVPDHLKYAGQLRVDHKQASLDELGRLADPPMTKDAIAGRIRRLLAMADKRAIEEGLPGTDAALSSDTADHDA; this comes from the coding sequence ATGGCGTTGACTGCGGCGGTGAAAGAGGAATTGGCCCATCACGGGATCAAGAGCTCTTCCGAACGGAAGGCCGAGGTCTCGGCCATGCTGCGCTTCGCCGGGGGACTGCACATCATCTCCGGCCGGATCGTCATCGAGGCCGAGCTGGACCAGGCCGCCACCGCCCGCCGCCTCCGGACCGCCATCGCCGAGGTCTACGGACACGGCAGCGAGATCATCGTCGTGTCCGGCGGCAACCTGCGCAAGGGCAGCCGCTACGTCATCCGGGTGATCCGTGATGGCGAGTCCCTGGCCCGCCAAACCGGCCTGCTGGACGTCCGCGGCCGCCCCGTGCGTGGCCTGCCCCCCATGATCGTCAACGGTTCCGTCGCCGACGCGGAGGCCGTATGGCGCGGAGCTTTCCTGGCCCACGGGTCGCTGACCGAGCCGGGCCGCTCATCCTCCCTGGAGGTGACGTGCCCGGGTTCCGAGGCCGCCCTGGCGCTGGTGGGGTCCGCCCGCCGGCTCGGCATCGCCGCCAAGGCCCGGGAGGTCCGCGGCGTGGACCGCGTGGTCATCCGTGACGGTGACGCCATCTCGGCCCTGCTGACCCGGATGGGGGCGCATGACACCGTGCTGGTGTGGGAGGAGCGCCGCACCCGCAAGGAGGTCCGTGCCACCGCCAACCGGCTGGCCAATTTCGACGACGCGAACCTGCGGCGTTCGGCCCAGGCCGCCGTGGCCGCCGGGGCACGGGTGGAACGGGCTCTGGACATCCTCGGGGACGAGGTCCCGGACCACCTCAAGTACGCCGGGCAGCTGCGCGTGGACCACAAGCAGGCGTCCCTGGACGAGCTCGGCCGGCTGGCCGACCCGCCCATGACCAAGGACGCCATCGCCGGCCGGATTCGCCGACTGCTCGCCATGGCGGACAAGCGCGCCATCGAGGAGGGCCTGCCCGGGACCGATGCGGCCCTGTCGTCGGACACGGCCGACCACGACGCCTGA